The nucleotide sequence GGGCATGCGGTAACAGCCTTGGAAGAAAAGCGGTACTTGTTGAATCTTCAATCCAGTACCTGAAAGGGGCGGTAACAGGGGAGACCATCTATGGTGAAGCGGCCTTTACATATAGAGGAAAGAAGATAGGAAGGATAGATGTCAGGGTATATAATGACCGGGATGAACTGATAGCCCTCGTGCATCAGATCTCCTATGCCGGTGAAAATGAACATTCCTCAGAGACTCAATAAGATCTTCCGTACCCTTCTTGAAACCTTCGGACCAAGAAATTGGTGGCCAGGTGAGACCCCTCTCGAGGTCATCATCGGGGCCGTTCTTACACAGAACACGTCGTGGAAGAATGTGGAGAGGGCGATCGGGAACTTAAAGACAAAGAAACTTCTTGATATCAGGAGATTGTACGATGTTTCCCCTTTGCTGCTGGCCGGGGCTATCCGGCCTGCAGGATATTTTAATATCAAAGCGGCGAGGAT is from Syntrophorhabdaceae bacterium and encodes:
- a CDS encoding PaaI family thioesterase; amino-acid sequence: MHEEYIQKIFNECNVGRLLGIEICEVREGFAKGKLTLKTEHLNVHGNAHGGIIFAFADQIGGACGNSLGRKAVLVESSIQYLKGAVTGETIYGEAAFTYRGKKIGRIDVRVYNDRDELIALVHQISYAGENEHSSETQ